One Rhodoflexus caldus genomic window, GGCTCGCCCCTGCTGTTCATGATAGGAGCATGAAATTCGGCACGTACAATGCAGCGGTCGTCCACCACCACCGGCGGATAACTTTCTTCCCATACCTGATTCCAATTCTGACGCTCCTCTTCGCGTATTTCCATGCGGATATCTGCTCCGCCGCTGTATCGGCTGATAATTTCCTCCGTACTTTGGCGGTCAAACAAGTGCGATTCTATGGAAGTTTCAAAAGCGCCGTTTTCCAAATCAAGAAAAATGGAAAAACCCGTCATGGACAACTCTGCTTTGAGGATATCGGCAAAATCTTCGGGGGCATAAATGGTGAGAATGGTATAGGACATGTTCGTAATGAGTTAAATATCATTACAAACCTAATCCATTTTCCGACAAAGCGGATGCAGCCATGCTTTACAAAGCTGCAATGGCGCACTGTCGGATTAAGCCAATGAGCAAACTTTTATCTTCTCTTTTTAAATGCGAAAGAGATAGGCTTATGCAGGTTTTTTTGCATAATTTCATGCAAATTATTTGCTAATCATCTGATAATTAAACATTTTACGTCGGAAAAATCAAAATAAAATTTTAGCACAAAAATGCACGGCTTTGAATTGTATTTTTCTGATGTGGGTATATTTGTACGGACAGGGCGCGCCCTGTTACGGGTGCAATGCCGAATCAAATTAAACTTGCCAAGATTTATATCGCGCAACTTGCGTTTTGTACAAATCACTTGCCCTTTTGACAGGCGCATTTCGGTATGAAAACTGTCAAGTTTGCAGATGTTACAATTTCAAAATGCGGAAAGCGCCCCGCGCTACCATGAAAAATACAATTAACCCTACTATCAAATCGGGGGTTTTGGATTGCAGCCACCAGACCAATCCGCCTGCAACGATTACGCCAATATTGGCAATTACATCGTTGGAAGTAAAAATCAGACTTGCCTGCATGTGCACCTCATCGCTTTTGCTTTTTTGCAGCAAATAGAGGCAGGCAGCATTACCCATAAGTGCAAAAAGTGAAACAACCATCATGGTTTGAAATTCGGGCATGAGTTCCCATCCCAAAAAACGGCGCAAAGTTTCCAACAGTCCGAAAATGGCCAGCATGAGTTGGAAGTACCCGCTGATGCGGGCAATTCGTTTTTTACGCACAGCGGCTGCCCCCACTGCAAAAAGTGCCATGCCGTAAACAAAACTGTCTGCCAGCATGTCCAACCCGTCGGCCAATAACCCCATAGAGCCTGAAAGCACCCCAAACAGCGATTCAGCTACAAAAAATGTAAAATTAATTACCAGAACCGCTATCAGCAGGCGGCGCTGTCGGGCTTCATTTTCGGTAAAATGCTCCGAGTGGTCAGCAATTTGCACTGCATCGGACGACTGAAAAGCTGTGCCTAATTGCAAACTTTCCAAGGCGGCAAATATCGGTTGCCATTCGCCACTGTGCAGCACCACCAATGTTCGGCCGGCGATATCAAACTTCAACTGCTGTATTTGCGAAAGCGGCTCTAATTTCATCCGTATGAGTTGTTCCTCCGAAGGGCAGTCCATTTGTGCCACGATAAAAATTGTGCGATACAAACTCATATTCTGAAATGGTCGGCTATTTCCTGAATTTCATCGGAGGGGTAACGACAAACGCCCGAAGCGGGCTGCATTGCTATTTTCAGCATCGCTTTGGCCACGTCTGCCCCGTGAATGGCGCGGTATTTTCGCAGACTGCCTGCCAGCAGCGGTGTAACCAATGGCATCAACCATTTGGCAAAATCTTCGCCGAAGCGCTTTTCTTTGCGCTCGCCCAGTAACAGCGAAGGCTGAAAAATGCTGAGCGAAGGGAATTGCAACCCGATAAGTGCCTCTTCCAATTCGCCTTTTACTCGGCTGTAAAACACCATCGAGCGGGCATCGCTTCCCAATGCGGTAACCACAAGAAAATGCGCTGTTCCCTTATCGCGCATGGCCTTTGCAAGTGCCAGCGGATAGTCATAATCTACTTTTCTGAATGCTTCGCGGGAGCCGGCCTTTTTAATGGTTGTTCCCAAACAGCAAAAAGCCGCATCAACCACGGGCAAATTGTCATAGTCTTGCGGATTGTCAAAATTGAAAATAATTTCCTGCAACTTAGGATGACTGATTTGCATAGGCTTACGCACAAGGGGAACCACGTGCATAATGGCAGGGTTTTGCAGCGATTGGCGTAGTAAATGGCTGCCAATCAGCCCGGTTGCGCCGGCAATTAATACTTTCATGTGGCAAAGATGGCGTACTCAATGATATTTTACCAGCAGTTGGTCAATTTCTGCAAGCATTTGTTTAGCAAATTGACAAACGACTTGTAAATTGCTTTGTATCTGTGCGGGAGTAAGGTTGTTTTCCTCGCTCAATTCTAAAGCAATCAGTGCATGATTAAACTCTTTTATACCGGCATAGGCAACACAAGACTTGAATTTATGAGCAATATTGCGCAGGTCTTCCCATTGTTGCGTATCAAATGCTTGCTGCATGGCAACAGGAAATTCCACCAGATTTTTTCGCAGCACCGACAGCAACTCGGCAATAAATGCTTCGTTGTTATCAGCCACTTGATATAAGTAGTCGAGATTCATAGCCATTAGGCGTGGGTTTCTTTGGCTCCGATTAACTCACAAAGGCTGTGTATCAGACTAATCCATAATTCCTTTAAATCGGCTTCGTTATCAATCAGCGAGTAATCAATAACTTTCAGGAAAGTGGTCTCCGTCATATCGTTATGCGCCAGTTTAAACTCAAGATAGGATGGGTCTTCTTTGTCAGCTTCGTTTTCAGGCAGGAATACAAATTTGACATGTTTGTTGAGCTGTAGCGCGGTGAGCTTTGCCAAATGACTGGTGCCG contains:
- a CDS encoding START-like domain-containing protein, which encodes MAKLKYVAEFEINASVKMLFPYLSTPLGLSEWFAEKVKVVNAEERIYDIVWDGTSHLAKLTALQLNKHVKFVFLPENEADKEDPSYLEFKLAHNDMTETTFLKVIDYSLIDNEADLKELWISLIHSLCELIGAKETHA
- a CDS encoding oxidoreductase; the encoded protein is MKVLIAGATGLIGSHLLRQSLQNPAIMHVVPLVRKPMQISHPKLQEIIFNFDNPQDYDNLPVVDAAFCCLGTTIKKAGSREAFRKVDYDYPLALAKAMRDKGTAHFLVVTALGSDARSMVFYSRVKGELEEALIGLQFPSLSIFQPSLLLGERKEKRFGEDFAKWLMPLVTPLLAGSLRKYRAIHGADVAKAMLKIAMQPASGVCRYPSDEIQEIADHFRI
- a CDS encoding Hpt domain-containing protein, producing MAMNLDYLYQVADNNEAFIAELLSVLRKNLVEFPVAMQQAFDTQQWEDLRNIAHKFKSCVAYAGIKEFNHALIALELSEENNLTPAQIQSNLQVVCQFAKQMLAEIDQLLVKYH
- a CDS encoding cation transporter; protein product: MYRTIFIVAQMDCPSEEQLIRMKLEPLSQIQQLKFDIAGRTLVVLHSGEWQPIFAALESLQLGTAFQSSDAVQIADHSEHFTENEARQRRLLIAVLVINFTFFVAESLFGVLSGSMGLLADGLDMLADSFVYGMALFAVGAAAVRKKRIARISGYFQLMLAIFGLLETLRRFLGWELMPEFQTMMVVSLFALMGNAACLYLLQKSKSDEVHMQASLIFTSNDVIANIGVIVAGGLVWWLQSKTPDLIVGLIVFFMVARGAFRILKL